In the Flavobacterium sp. 90 genome, AAGATTGCTTCTTTTGCGCCCCAAATTACGGTAAGTTCTCTGATATAATCGGTTATATTTTGAGTTTTGATATCACGGGATAAATAACTGTTTTCGGTATCGACAAATTTATCGGCGATTCTAAGGATTTTTTCGCGCTGTAATTCCATGTCGATTCCCACGGTTTCGTCACTTATTATAATAGCTGCAAAATCATGCGAATGTGTGATTGAGATATAATTATGACAATCAAAATAAGGTTTTCCAAACTCGTCATAATGCAATTCATGATCTGTAAAACCCATTTCCTGTATCAACATACGAACACTCAAAAAAGCACGCTGGTGCATTTGAGACTTCATTCCG is a window encoding:
- a CDS encoding 4'-phosphopantetheinyl transferase superfamily protein; this translates as MPLFQTIQFNETTKILVWQITESFEELLSNVVLKEKTQLRLNGMKSQMHQRAFLSVRMLIQEMGFTDHELHYDEFGKPYFDCHNYISITHSHDFAAIIISDETVGIDMELQREKILRIADKFVDTENSYLSRDIKTQNITDYIRELTVIWGAKEAIFKIRNEKGISFKDNIRIDAFSLEENQTQASLHFNDLVIEFNVHYEEIKSSTSGHDFTLVYAFEK